The nucleotide window GATTCGTTATTGTCGGTAACGTATTAGCCTTAAAACGTGGTTGTGAGTATCGAATTAATAAAACGTATTTGACAATAACGTTTTATATCTGTTTACTCTGTCAGAATTTTGACTTTTTGTCAttggttattttttaataaaataatacctAAAACGTTACTATCAAATACGTTTATTCtagttttgtaattttttttaaaaacatattatttgatGAATTAGTTTAAATAGTGACTTACTTCGGTCAAACATTACCTCAGAATCCCTAGAATAAGTGAAGGAAAAACAAATGTTTCGTACACATGCAAATGTAACaggagaaaataaatttaaaacacacatgcaagataaaagaaaatgtaaattagaatagagaaaatggccaaatgacCTTCCAACCTATTACCggatttccaactacacaccTATCCTTCGCGGAGGTCCTATTATCCCCTGCAAtactttaaaatgaaataaataacccCTTAAGTGCTGAGTTGGCGTAGAGAGTGTATGCTtgcctattttttgtttaatttctattttttttctaattttcttttttctttttctttctttcttcttatttatttatacaaCTATACCCTTTTCACCATCATCATTGTTGAAGCTTTTTAAATAGATGTTTGGtataaaaattatcaacaactaatgtattttatgaataaataatttttcacctATTTAGAACAtatctaacaaattaaatttattttaaacaaaccatacccttgaattattattttttaaagtcatGGATTCAAGAGTAACAAAATCAAAGTGaagtaattgtatatttaaaaaatatcttcaaacttattaaaagaaactaaaacaaaacaatttcttctacatttttaagGAAGGATCCTACATGTTCCCCTAAAACCCAtgaagaatcaaaatcaaaaactcaaattataaataatcatgaaaattttagaggGAGAAAGAATACAAAATGGGGAAGAGAAAAAGTgacttgaatttttgtttttataaattgttagagatatagaaatttattgaggtaaaaaatgatgtttattATAGTTAGGGTTGAAAAAATGATTGGGGAAGAAAGGAAGAGGATGaggaaaacttttttttaaaaaaaaaattactcaatgGTGAGATACACATGTAAGTGCGTGTATTTCATCACAAGAATACCTTACGTCAATAGATTTGTATCCCAATATTTGAAGATATCAAACATTTTCTGGCAAAACATAATAGAAAAATTTAGactcaaaatcaatttcaaCCGCTAACCAATGTCAATAATTTCTACAGAGCCtaagaaatgaaagatgaaGACGGATGAGATTCATGAAAGGAATTGTGATTTGCTGTGATTTTCACTGAAGTGATTTGAGAGAGCCAGAGAATGAGCGAGTATAATTGGCAACTACAAAGTCAAAAGGGTATTTTTGgtataaaaaaattagtgaaaAGGATTATAAAATGAGGGGAAAAACTATTTCTGGCGCtatagtttttctaaaaaaataatttaaaaaatgacgAAGGTTAAGAGCCCTGCAAGTTTAATAGTAAAAATTAGTGGAGGCTAATGTAATCCatatttaatatgattttgcGGAGGTTATGACAACTCCCACAATTAAACCTCCATAAAttcaccttcttctttttttttttgtagtgaacACTGTTTCACACCAGTAACTGTCATTTAGACCACCATATGTATAATACATAATGTGTTCAAATGTTTCGATTTGGAGTtgtttctaaaattttaatatatttaggtGATGTAAGATAGTAGTCTAATGAATGCAACGATTCATGAGAAATCTGTTCAAGATGTCCTCTGGTCTTGTGAAAGACGGATTGAAGTGACACTAAAATGTTGTTCCAACTTTTAATTTGACAATTCAATCATGGCTGAAATCCCCAGGCTTGCAAGTTGCACCAGCCCCTACTACATTGCTTGACCACTTGTTCAAAGAGTATCCAACTTGAGGTTGCTTCTGCGTGGAAGtaagttaaaaatcaaatgCCTCAAATAACAGCTgttaattaagaagaataagGTCTACATGTGTAAGGCTGAGAATAGAATTTGAGTCAATTCACATATCTTATGCATTTATATGGCTATCTCAGTGCTTCCATGGAATATGGACTATATAGTTCGTCAAAATCAGCCCAACTCTTGATGAATTGATGTGGATTTTGCCAAATTGACCTTCCATGAAAACACGCCAGTGGGTGGCTCATAATCTCATAGACCAGGCATGACTACTAATAGAGAGGCCACAATCTCCACCAGCCCCTTACTACATTGCTTGCCCACTTACTCAAATAATTGCCAAAGTGGGATTGCTTGTGCATGGAAGTAAGTCAGCAGATATCAAACTCCTCGGATTATAAAGCTACCCTTGTAATGGTTCATATTATGTGGCTATTCTtctaaagaaggaaaaaaaatatatggagaAAAGCAATTTTTTAACAAGTCTAGTAGTTGTAATACTTGTGTTGTCATATGCAAATGCAACCTTGTCAATCCCTAAAGCTAAGAAGCACTTTGTGCTAGTTCATAGACCATGCCATGGAGCCTGGTCCTGGTACAAGATTGTGGCATTGATGAAATCTTCAGGGCATAATGTCACAGCTATTGACTTGGGTGCTTCAGGAATCAACCCGAAACAGGCCCTTGAAATCCCACATTTTTCCGATTACTTGAGTCCTCTAATGGAGTTGATGTCTTCTCTTCCTGCACATGAAAAAGTGGTTCTTGTAGGCCATGAATTTAGTGGTTTTGTCATTTCTAAGGCCATGGAAAGCTTTCCAGAAAAGATTTCAGTTGCTGTATTTGTTACTGCTGTAATGCCTGGTCTAACTTTCAATGCAACGGCCATCCTCTACACCGAGGTACcaatttttcatatgtattttttaactttaaccaTGAGATGATCTGTTATATTTGGTTACAGTTTCCCATATATATTTGTAACTAAATATACTTTGTTACAGCTCTTGGCAGTCACTGGTGCATTAACTTTACTTGATAATCGTGTTGCTTATGATAATGGACCTACTAATCCTCCAACAACCTTCAGTTATGGTCCCAAATACTTGGCAGTTAAGCTTTACGATAAGAGTCCAATTCAGGTAAACAAAGcatcatacaaatatataattgaaataGCCAAGTTCTGTTATTCTTGTCAAGTGAATGGACCTAAAGTGATTAACGACTTCCTTTGCAAAATATAATTTGTAGGTATCACCAATAAGGAGATTTTAACTAGTTTCTCCAAATTATAGACTTACTTGAGTACTTAACCGCAACATTGACATGAAACTGAtttaagtcttttttatttttccttgttGGTGTTAGGATTTGGCACTGGCCACTACACTAGTAAGGCCACTATACTTGTACAGTGTGAAAGATGTTTCTATGGAGTTAGTTCTTTCGAGAAAAAGGTACGGATCAGTTAAACGGGTATTCATTGTTGCTGCTGATGATAACCTTCTGAAGAAGGAATTTCAGAAGAGGATGATTGAAAAGAATCCACCAGATGAAGTGGAAGTGATCCAAGGCTCTGATCACATGACCATGATGTCTAAGCCCCTTCAACTTTTTACTACACTTGTGAGCATTGCTAACAAGTATAGCTAAGAgctgttaattaattaagaagaataagTGTAAGGCTGAGAATAAAATTACTGATGCAATGATATGGGGATCTCAGTTCTTCCATACAAGTCTTAGTTAATTTGATATTTCCATCATAGTGTTTGGAATTGACATCAATAAACGATCTCTATTTCCTATAATTACTGAATTTTTCAAGTGTAGGACAAGGTAAGTCAAGTTCCTTACACCTTTTATTTATTCCTGTTACCAATTATAGAGCACATACATCATTAAGTATGAAACTAATTAGCAAACTCGTCCGCTTCTTCTTTCTTTACGGCACactgagaaaaagaaaaaaactttagGTACTATGCTATGgactaggggtgtcaaatgggcggATTGGGTTGAAATGAGAgttattaaaatgggttgagaTAGAAatcgggttgggtcttgaccttcccaagtttactttgggctcaaatggattgggttcaaatgggctaaaaaacGGGTTGGATCTTGACCCTCCCAATTTGACCCGATTAATCTCGACTTCAATAAACAACCTCTGTTTGGAACACTCGCCAAATTGATTCATACCTTTTCCTTGAAAAAGTTATCTCCTTACTAGTGTAGTGGCCAGCTCCAAATCCCAACACCAAGAAGGAAAAATAAACTGATTTAAATCAGTTCCATGTTCATGTTGCTATTAAGttaatatttgataaatatatgtCTTTATGAATAATGGAGTACTAAATTAagtatttaagatatatattatttcttgaatacatatatatatatatatatatatatatattaatcaattaTAAAAGCCAAAAGTACctttaacaaaaatattaatagtaaaatattttaccaaaaaaaataatttatcaattctAACTAAAAAAATGGATGACATGCATATGAAATAACAAGTCAGTGTTACTAAAGCAAATAAACtggaacaaaaaaatataacataaattttaaaaagaaaatacatgtCTTATCAATTTCCAACATAACTTAATTAGtagatataataataaaaaagagaatagAAACATAAGTCTATAatgaaattctattttaattcaCGACTAAAATAATAACGTAGTTATACTAAATGATTggaaacaaagaaataaaaaaatacgaACAATTACATTGAATCATAACAACTAACAAGCAAAGGTTGGGAcatgagaagaagaaaaatgaaaaataaataatgaacaattcaaaaaaaaattaaaaagtaaaaataaaaaagaatctaaaataatagaaataaattaaaaagtaaagaaagaaaaataaaagaaaaaggaagaaaattcaAAAGTAACACTTTAATTACATCCAATTTTCGTTTAGACGGAATTTTAGGACAAGTTTATTAGGCAAAGGTCTTTGAGTTCAATGGAGGAATCGGAGCATTGGGGGCTCTTTATGGCCTGATAGCTCAAAGATGAGAACGTGTGGGCCCGAGTTCACCACTTCTCTCCCAAAATTATATACAGTAGTGTTATATTATTACAAACACGTCACATTggaaaattctaaaaaaaaagagaattatcattgtgaattttttatataattaaaccAATGTGAATATTAAAACTAATAGTTGTGGATGATATATCATACCATCAGTAGGTTTAATCGATCTCAATAGTTTAGACATAAAACATAAccatacatatttaaaaatattatttttctaataaattaattttttagatcACAAATTAAACACTACTTACAGAAGACGAAGTGCCTGTAGTAGGATGTGCTTTTGCCCTGCGCCATTCCCTACTACATTGGTTGCCCACTTCAAATAATAGCTAGccaacttgaatctaaattaagACTCCTTTAAAAAGCAAATGCTTCAAATAgctgttaattaattaaggagaaTAAGGCAGACATTGTAAGGCTGCGAATAAAACTTGAGTCAATTCACATATCTAGTGCATTTATATGGAGATCTCAGTACTTTCATGGAAGTCCTTATTATCATGCTAGTCAATTTGACATTTCAACCATTTTCTTTTCGTTGTTATTTCCTTTCATTATAATTTCAGTATTTGGAATTGACATCAATAAACAACCTCTATTTCACGTAATTACTGAGTCTTAGTTCAATTTGGTTTAAGACCAAACAGTAAAATCTTGTCAATGGAGAGGAGGACAATagcaatttaaaattatttttttttcacttccgttagatGAAAAGAGTATAGGTGTGCTATATTTGTAATGATAGaggtatatgtgagccacttTTATAACGGTTGGcggtatatatgagtcacttttgTAATGAGTAGTATATTAGCTCTAACTAGCAAAGTTGAGGGAGCATATCAAacccttttctctaaaaataataTAGCCCATGTAGTATCTAACATGAGGTTAATTATTTCAGTATGAAAATaagtaatactccctccgtttcacaaagaatgacctcctttcctttttagctagtcagtttcaaaagaatgacctctttctttttttggta belongs to Solanum stenotomum isolate F172 chromosome 1, ASM1918654v1, whole genome shotgun sequence and includes:
- the LOC125865675 gene encoding methyl jasmonate esterase 1-like — protein: MEKSNFLTSLVVVILVLSYANATLSIPKAKKHFVLVHRPCHGAWSWYKIVALMKSSGHNVTAIDLGASGINPKQALEIPHFSDYLSPLMELMSSLPAHEKVVLVGHEFSGFVISKAMESFPEKISVAVFVTAVMPGLTFNATAILYTELLAVTGALTLLDNRVAYDNGPTNPPTTFSYGPKYLAVKLYDKSPIQDLALATTLVRPLYLYSVKDVSMELVLSRKRYGSVKRVFIVAADDNLLKKEFQKRMIEKNPPDEVEVIQGSDHMTMMSKPLQLFTTLVSIANKYS